The following are encoded together in the Hydractinia symbiolongicarpus strain clone_291-10 chromosome 14, HSymV2.1, whole genome shotgun sequence genome:
- the LOC130625849 gene encoding uncharacterized protein LOC130625849, translated as MDSLKDSHTAIFTGPTSCGKTQRVLDLLENEYRGHYHNIMILCPIIRWNTTCLERASLWKDPYVFLIDPKDQLFEWIAKLSLLLAGEESLFVVDDMISDEGLDKRRQSLLELAISGKHRKHSLWLLTQSYTAFPNNFRKQKKALFLWYPNERSDMKMIDEETNLIPDRDDIKANLKKSKHARLMVRLEHPRTWKILK; from the coding sequence ATGGATTCTTTAAAAGACTCCCACACGGCAATCTTCACCGGCCCGACAAGTTGTGGCAAGACACAACGTGTCTTGGACCTATTGGAAAATGAGTATAGGGGACACTATCACAATATTATGATACTGTGCCCTATCATACGGTGGAATACCACCTGTTTAGAGAGGGCATCGCTATGGAAAGACCCCTATGTCTTTCTAATCGATCCTAAGGATCAATTGTTTGAATGGATAGCGAAATTGTCCTTGTTACTGGCAGGCGAGGAGAGTTTGTTTGTCGTGGACGACATGATATCTGACGAGGGCCTCGATAAGCGTCGACAGTCCCTGCTTGAATTGGCTATTTCGGGAAAGCATCGCAAACACAGTCTTTGGCTATTAACCCAGTCGTATACAGCTTTCCCCAATAACTTCAGAAAGCAGAAAAAGGCCTTGTTTTTGTGGTACCCTAATGAACGCAGTGACATGAAAATGATCGATGAAGAGACGAATTTGATCCCGGACCGGGATGATATCAAAGCTAATCTGAAAAAGTCCAAGCACGCACGCTTGATGGTGAGGTTGGAACATCCTAGGACGTGGAAAATCCTCAAGTGA